From one Mya arenaria isolate MELC-2E11 chromosome 4, ASM2691426v1 genomic stretch:
- the LOC128231483 gene encoding TLC domain-containing protein 2-like translates to MSDSEFIFDADNKIDGRYGYYVFFGSIVLFGTLNFIVGVLGPPKSVKAEADLWSNLVISWIHGLIAGIWDILCFALYPDFLDDLVHNIDYFTYLLVAFSTGYFVYDFLDLAVKGRLLSSWEVTVHHIAVISMFWYNFHCRMCIGYNILALMAEINSFWLHSRKLMQMMQYKFDNKFYMSVCIVNLVSFFFCRTLPLARIMYGMVIDHHQVPMAYYICLSASMFIMNGISPVLFWRLFRNDILRNLQRSRAAKQTAMTNGHKEENSHIKSS, encoded by the exons ATGAGTGATTCTGAATTCATTTTCGACGCGGACAATAAAATCGACGGACGTTATGGCTATTATGTGTTCTTTGGAAGCATTGTCCTGTTTGGAACCCTCAATTTTATCGTGGGTGTGTTAGGGCCCCCAAAAAGTGTGAAAGCTGAGGCAGACCTATGGAGTAACCTGGTGATATCGTGGATACACGGCCTCATAGCTGGAATTTGGGATATATTatg CTTTGCTCTTTATCCAGACTTCTTAGATGATCTAGTGCACAACATAGACTATTTCACGTACCTATTGGTTGCTTTCTCTACAG GGTACTTTGTGTATGATTTCCTGGATCTCGCAGTTAAAGGTCGACTGCTCTCAAGCTGGGAGGTCACAGTCCACCATATAGCA GTGATTTCCATGTTCTGGTATAACTTCCATTGTCGGATGTGTATAGGGTACAATATCTTAGCCCTGATGGCGGAAATCAACAGCTTTTGGCTTCACTCACGAAAACTTATGCAAATGATGCAGTACAAATTCGATAACAAGTTCTACATGTCCGTGTGTATTGTGAACCTCGTGTCGTTTTTCTTTTGCCGTACATTGCCACTGGCCAGAATCATGTACGGAATGGTAATTGACCACCACCAAGTGCCGATGGCTTATTATATCTGTCTTTCAGCTTCCATGTTTATAATGAATGGTATCAGCCCGGTCCTATTCTGGAGACTGTTTAGAAATGACATTTTGAGGAATTTACAAAGAAGTAGAGCGGCAAAGCAAACAGCCATGACAAATGGGCATAAAGAAGAGAATAGTCATATAAAATCGAGTTAA